A single window of Zea mays cultivar B73 chromosome 10, Zm-B73-REFERENCE-NAM-5.0, whole genome shotgun sequence DNA harbors:
- the LOC100285232 gene encoding trafficking protein particle complex subunit 3 → MPPAPKSGDALFASVDRVNAELFTLTYGAIVRQLLTDLEEVEEVNKQLDQMGYNIGTRLVDEFLAKSNVSRCVDFKETADVIAKLGFKMFLGVTATVTNWDVEGTSCSIVLEDNPLVDFVELPDTCQGLQYCNLLSGVIRGALEMVSMKTEVTWVRDMLRGDDAYEMRVKLIKQVPEEYPYKDDD, encoded by the exons ATGCCGCCAGCCCCCAAGTCCGGCGACGCCCTCTTCGCCAGCGTGGATCGCGTC AATGCGGAGCTGTTCACGCTCACGTACGGCGCCATAGTGCGGCAGCTGCTCACGGATCTGGAGGAGGTCGAGGAGGTCAACAAGCAGCTCGATCAAAT GGGTTACAACATTGGAACACGATTGGTCGATGAGTTCTTAGCAAAGTCAAATGTATCAAGGTGTGTTGACTTCAAGGAGACTGCCGATGTTATTGCGAAG CTTGGCTTCAAAATGTTCTTGGGTGTGACTGCAACTGTGACCAATTGGGATGTTGAGGGTACAAGTTGCAGTATTGTCCTCGAAGACAACCCTCTTGTTGATTTTGTTGAGCTCCCTGACACTTGCCAAGGCCTTCAGTATTGCAATTTGTTAAGCGGAGTTATTAGGGGGGCATTGGAAATG GTGTCTATGAAGACGGAGGTGACATGGGTACGAGACATGCTTCGCGGGGATGATGCCTATGAGATGCGGGTGAAACTTATCAAGCAAGTCCCGGAGGAATACCCCTACAAGGATGATGACTAG
- the LOC100304297 gene encoding probable plastid-lipid-associated protein 9, chloroplastic-like isoform X1 → MAASVALTPAYPAFLPVPFRVRRDGRVRLSPRRPRYSAGRCRAMAQTFQGGAAASYAREMERLSAKESLLLAFKDAGGFEALVSGKTTEMQRIDVNERIVGLERLNPTPRPTTSPFLEGRWNFEWFGDSSPGAFAARLLFERSPTSVAHFMGLDVLIKDGYSKLSSNLKFLNTIQSKFLLTTQLSVEGPIRMKEEYVEGLIAIPRINEESLPEQLKGLLGQTAGALQQLPSPIREAVSEGLKLPLGGAFQRLFMISYLDEEILPTTSPGYKQPRTKDNKPHTTFSSSIQPCRVWSLQKPKPASAFFALLFT, encoded by the exons ATGGCAGCCTCCGTGGCGCTGACTCCGGCCTATCCAGCGTTCCTCCCTGTCCCCTTCCGCGTCCGCCGCGACGGCCGGGTGCGCCTCTCGCCCCGCCGCCCCCgctactccgcggggcgctgcagagCCATGGCCCAGACCTTCCAGGGGGGCGCCGCTGCCAGCTACGCCCGCGAGATGGAGCGCCTCTCCGCCAAGGAGTCCCTGCTCCTCGCC TTTAAAGATGCTGGGGGTTTCGAGGCCTTAGTCAGCGGGAAGACCACTGAGATGCAGAGGATCGATGTCAATGAGCGAATTGTTGGACTTGAGCGCTTGAATCCGACACCACGCCCCACAAC ATCGCCGTTTCTGGAGGGTCGATGGAATTTTGAATGGTTTGGTGATAGCAGTCCTGGAGCATTTGCGGCCCGCCTTTTGTTTGA GAGGTCGCCTACATCGGTTGCACACTTTATGGGACTTGATGTGTTGATCAAGGATGGATACTCCAAGCTCTCATCTAACCTCAAGTTTCTAAACACG ataCAAAGCAAATTCCTACTGACTACTCAATTGTCCGTTGAGGGCCCCATCAGGATGAAAGAGGAATACGTTGAGGGCCTTATAGCGATTCCCAGAATCAATGAAGAATCATTGCCTGAACAGTTGAAGGGCTTGCTTGGCCAAACTGCAGGAGCTCTACAACAACTTCCTAGCCCTATAAGGGAAGCTGTTTCGGAGGGGCTTAAATTGCCACTCG gtggggcattTCAACGATTATTCATGATCTCTTACTTGGATGAAGAAATATTG CCGACGACCTCGCCGGGTTACAAACAACCACGCACCAAAGACAACAAACCACACACAACATTCAGCAGCAGCATTCAACCATGCAGGGTATGGAGCCTCCAAAAGCCCAAACCAGCTTCAGCGTTTTTCGCGTTATTATTTACATAA
- the LOC100304297 gene encoding probable plastid-lipid-associated protein 9, chloroplastic-like isoform X2 — translation MAASVALTPAYPAFLPVPFRVRRDGRVRLSPRRPRYSAGRCRAMAQTFQGGAAASYAREMERLSAKESLLLAFKDAGGFEALVSGKTTEMQRIDVNERIVGLERLNPTPRPTTSPFLEGRWNFEWFGDSSPGAFAARLLFERSPTSVAHFMGLDVLIKDGYSKLSSNLKFLNTIQSKFLLTTQLSVEGPIRMKEEYVEGLIAIPRINEESLPEQLKGLLGQTAGALQQLPSPIREAVSEGLKLPLDCQGRCWSTRCLNQTRGATTESR, via the exons ATGGCAGCCTCCGTGGCGCTGACTCCGGCCTATCCAGCGTTCCTCCCTGTCCCCTTCCGCGTCCGCCGCGACGGCCGGGTGCGCCTCTCGCCCCGCCGCCCCCgctactccgcggggcgctgcagagCCATGGCCCAGACCTTCCAGGGGGGCGCCGCTGCCAGCTACGCCCGCGAGATGGAGCGCCTCTCCGCCAAGGAGTCCCTGCTCCTCGCC TTTAAAGATGCTGGGGGTTTCGAGGCCTTAGTCAGCGGGAAGACCACTGAGATGCAGAGGATCGATGTCAATGAGCGAATTGTTGGACTTGAGCGCTTGAATCCGACACCACGCCCCACAAC ATCGCCGTTTCTGGAGGGTCGATGGAATTTTGAATGGTTTGGTGATAGCAGTCCTGGAGCATTTGCGGCCCGCCTTTTGTTTGA GAGGTCGCCTACATCGGTTGCACACTTTATGGGACTTGATGTGTTGATCAAGGATGGATACTCCAAGCTCTCATCTAACCTCAAGTTTCTAAACACG ataCAAAGCAAATTCCTACTGACTACTCAATTGTCCGTTGAGGGCCCCATCAGGATGAAAGAGGAATACGTTGAGGGCCTTATAGCGATTCCCAGAATCAATGAAGAATCATTGCCTGAACAGTTGAAGGGCTTGCTTGGCCAAACTGCAGGAGCTCTACAACAACTTCCTAGCCCTATAAGGGAAGCTGTTTCGGAGGGGCTTAAATTGCCACTCG ATTGTCAGGGACGCTGCTGGAGCACCAGATGTCTTAACCAGACTAGAGGGGCCACAACCGAGTCCAGGTGA
- the LOC100304297 gene encoding Probable plastid-lipid-associated protein 9, chloroplastic-like — translation MAASVALTPAYPAFLPVPFRVRRDGRVRLSPRRPRYSAGRCRAMAQTFQGGAAASYAREMERLSAKESLLLAFKDAGGFEALVSGKTTEMQRIDVNERIVGLERLNPTPRPTTSPFLEGRWNFEWFGDSSPGAFAARLLFERSPTSVAHFMGLDVLIKDGYSKLSSNLKFLNTIQSKFLLTTQLSVEGPIRMKEEYVEGLIAIPRINEESLPEQLKGLLGQTAGALQQLPSPIREAVSEGLKLPLGGAFQRLFMISYLDEEILIVRDAAGAPDVLTRLEGPQPSPGDGTADAVISEYES, via the exons ATGGCAGCCTCCGTGGCGCTGACTCCGGCCTATCCAGCGTTCCTCCCTGTCCCCTTCCGCGTCCGCCGCGACGGCCGGGTGCGCCTCTCGCCCCGCCGCCCCCgctactccgcggggcgctgcagagCCATGGCCCAGACCTTCCAGGGGGGCGCCGCTGCCAGCTACGCCCGCGAGATGGAGCGCCTCTCCGCCAAGGAGTCCCTGCTCCTCGCC TTTAAAGATGCTGGGGGTTTCGAGGCCTTAGTCAGCGGGAAGACCACTGAGATGCAGAGGATCGATGTCAATGAGCGAATTGTTGGACTTGAGCGCTTGAATCCGACACCACGCCCCACAAC ATCGCCGTTTCTGGAGGGTCGATGGAATTTTGAATGGTTTGGTGATAGCAGTCCTGGAGCATTTGCGGCCCGCCTTTTGTTTGA GAGGTCGCCTACATCGGTTGCACACTTTATGGGACTTGATGTGTTGATCAAGGATGGATACTCCAAGCTCTCATCTAACCTCAAGTTTCTAAACACG ataCAAAGCAAATTCCTACTGACTACTCAATTGTCCGTTGAGGGCCCCATCAGGATGAAAGAGGAATACGTTGAGGGCCTTATAGCGATTCCCAGAATCAATGAAGAATCATTGCCTGAACAGTTGAAGGGCTTGCTTGGCCAAACTGCAGGAGCTCTACAACAACTTCCTAGCCCTATAAGGGAAGCTGTTTCGGAGGGGCTTAAATTGCCACTCG gtggggcattTCAACGATTATTCATGATCTCTTACTTGGATGAAGAAATATTG ATTGTCAGGGACGCTGCTGGAGCACCAGATGTCTTAACCAGACTAGAGGGGCCACAACCGAGTCCAGGTGATGGCACAGCAGATGCAGTGATATCAGAATATGAAAGCTAA
- the LOC100191185 gene encoding Zinc finger CCCH domain-containing protein 31, producing MEGNVAAGKRSRTETANGAAGGGKRSKDMESFQTGLSSKSKPCNKFFSTIGCPFGEGCRFLHFVPGGYPAVAKMLNLGSPAVSAPSRTHVDHAALTGTSHSASSGKTRMCTKYNTTEGCRFGDKCHFAHSERELGKPAYMPYGEPPMGGRFGGRPEPVQPAAMGPPAGNFGASATAKISVDASLAGGIIGKGGVNTKQISRVTGVKLCIRDHESSPNLKNIELEGNFDQIKQAGEMVRDLIATISTSMPAKNSSAAVAPAGGRGGGLGSKSNYKTKLCENFAKGACTFGERCHFAHGENEQRSGAV from the exons ATGGAAGGAAACGTCGCAGCCGGGAAGAGGTCCCGGACGGAGACGGCGAACGGGGCTGCCGGCGGCGGGAAGCGCTCCAAAG ACATGGAGTCATTTCAAACTGGTCTATCAAGCAAATCGAAGCCTTGCAACAAGTTTTTCAG TACGATTGGGTGCCCGTTTGGTGAGGGATGTCGTTTTCTGCACTTTGTCCCTGGCGGTTACCCGGCAGTTGCAAAAATGCTCAATCTAGGTAGCCCTGCTGTATCTGCGCCATCAAGAACTCATGTGGATCACGCCGCTCTTACTGGCACCTCTCATTCAGCTTCGTCAGGCAAGACACGCATGTGCACCAAGTACAATACTACAGAAGGCTGCAGATTTGGTGATAAGTGCCACTTTGCTCATAGCGAAAGAGAACTTGGGAAACCAGCGTACATGCCTTATGGAGAACCTCCTATGGGCGGTCGATTTGGAGGCCGACCTGAACCTGTGCAGCCAGCTGCCATGGGCCCTCCAGCAGGAAACTTTGGTGCCTCGGCGACTGCCAAGATCAGTGTGGATGCGTCTCTTGCCGGTGGCATAATTGGTAAGGGCGGGGTCAACACTAAGCAGATAAGCAGAGTCACAGGCGTCAAGCTCTGTATCCGCGACCACGAGTCTAGCCCCAACCTGAAGAACATTGAGCTGGAAGGCAATTTTGACCAGATCAAGCAAGCCGGCGAAATGGTGAGGGACCTCATCGCGACCATCAGCACGAGCATGCCGGCGAAAAACTCATCTGCTGCCGTGGCTCCAGCAGGAGGCCGAGGCGGTGGTCTGGGTAGCAAGAGCAACTACAAGACGAAGCTATGCGAGAACTTCGCGAAGGGTGCCTGTACTTTCGGCGAGCGGTGCCACTTTGCCCATGGCGAGAACGAGCAGCGGAGTGGTGCTGTTTGA